DNA sequence from the Candidatus Kaistella beijingensis genome:
GGTCACGATTTTCCGAATTTTTGTGGCAAGCTTATTAATTTTGATTTTTTCATAGCTAATTCCTTACGCTTTCTCGCCATTAACAAAAACTTCCCAATCTACTTTTACATTGGGTTCTAAAGTTTTTGAGACGGAACAATATTTTTCGAAAGAAAGATCGGCAGCTTTGAACGCTTTTTTAATATCGACCACACCTGTTAGGTAAAATCGAACCATGATGTTCTTAAATGGTTTTGCGTCGCCAATTTGAATTCTGTCACCTTCAACCTCGGCTGAAAAACTTTTGATTTCCTGTCTTTGTTTTTTCAAAATTGAAACGATATCGATTCCGCTGCATCCAGCAACAGCCATCAACACGCTTTCCATCGGAGAGACACCTTTTGAATCAGGTTTTGATGTATTATCTAAAAGGATTTTATTTCCGTTAGAATTTGTGCATTCAAATAGAAAGTCTTCGTCGATTCGGTTTAATTTGATTTTCATAAAAAAGGTGTTTTCACGGTTGCAATATCTGCAATAACTCTATAACTTTAACAAAAATTGATAGTGATGAATTGGTTTTTACTATTATTTATTGTTTTGGCAATTTACGGCTTTGTAAATTACTTGACGCACAAACGAAAAAATTATTAGATTTTTTCCCATCTCAAATGTTGTTTTTTTATTTTTTTGTAGGATTTCCCTACATCCAATTTTTTTATTATATTTAAATAATTGTAATATCATAGAATGAGATTTGAAAACAACAGATCCGGCAACGGTGGATTTATAACATTAAATAATGAAACTGACGAAATTGGACGCTTAACATATACCATATTTCCCGATGATCATAAATTGATTATATCATTTGTATTGGTTCATCCACAATTTGAAGGTCGAGGAATGGGCAAATTTTTGGTGGAAGATGCCATAAAATTTGCAAGAGAAAACGGTTGGAAAATTTATCCACATTGCTCTTACGCGCGTGCAGTAATGAACAGGATGGATGGGGTAGAAGACGTGTTGCTACAGCATTTAAAATGAAGACTCAAAGAATATTTTTGGGTCTTTATTTTATAGCGTACCCATTTGTTCATCTGTGATATCCATATTGTGATAAACATTCTGAACGTCTTCATCTTCTTCAAAACGGTCAAGCATTTTCATGTTGGCTTTAAATTGTTCTTCAGAAACCTCCTTGGTATTATTGGCTACTCTTTGCAACTCTGCACTTTTGACCTCAATTCCAAGTTCATCTAGTTTATGCGACAAATGACCGAAATCTTCAAATGCTGTTGTAATCATTACTTCATCATCATCGCTTTCTATTTCTTCGGCACCTCCATCAATCATTTCCATTTCAAAATCATCCCAGTCCATTTTTATTAAGGATTTTTCAATTGAAAAAATTCCCTTTCTGTCAAAAATAAAAGCGAGTTCGCCGTTTTTTCCAAGATTTCCATCAAATTTATTGAAAATCGCCCTTACGTTAGCAACAGTTCTCGTTGGATTATTGGTGGTACACTCCACAAAGAATGCAACACCGCCTTGTCCGTAACCTTCATAAGTGATTTCTTCGTAGTTTTCCGCATCCGCACCACTTGCTTTTTTGATTGCGCGCTCCACATTGTCTTTTGGCATGTTTGCACCCTTCGCATTTTGGATACATCTTCTTAGTGCAGGATTTGATTCGGGATCAGGTCCACCTGCTTTTACGGCAAGTGCGATGTCCTTACCTATTTTGGAAAATGTTTTGGCCATTTTATCCCAACGTGCCATTTTTGATGCCTTTCTATATTCAAATGCGCGTCCCATAATTTGTATGATTTTATGGCTGCAAAAATACGAATTAGTTCATAAAAAAACACCCCCAAATTGGAGGTGTTTCATATTTAGAAAAACTTTTTAATTATTTTCTCTTTTTTACAACTTTCTTAGCTGGAGCCTTTTTCACAGGAACTACAACATCTGATTTCTTGTAAGTACCCCATTCAGTAGCATCTTCGATAGCTCTTACAACTACTTTTCTGTCTTGCTGTCTTTCAGCATCAGTAGCAGTTTCAGGAACTACCGCTTTAGCTTCACCAACACCGATAGATTTCAATGCACCTGCATCTACACCTCTTGCATCAAGAGCTTTTACGACAGCTTCTGCTCTTCTTTGAGATAAGTTCAAGTTGTAAGCTTCTGATCCTTTTTTATCAGTTTGACCTTCTAGTAAATAGTTACCTCCATCAGTTTTGATAATTGTAGCTGCAGCATCTAATCTAGCGCTAGATTGCGGAGTGATAGTAGCTTTATTGAAATCGAAATAAATGTTTTTCAATTCACTTTCTACTTCAGAGGCAGTTACTGATTTTGGTTTTGGACAACCATTGTATTGAGCAAGACCTGGAACTGTAGGACAAGCATCATCTTTGTCTAAGATTCCGTCACCGTCAGTATCTGGCCAAGGACAACCGTTGTTTTCAGCTGGACCAGCAACAGTAGGACAAGCATCGTCTTTATCTACAACACCATCTCCATCAGTATCTGGCCAAGGACAACCGTTATTTTCTTTTGGACCAGCAACATCTGGACATTGATCATCGATATCTGGAATTCCGTCTCCGTCTGTGTCAGGACATCCTTGGAACTCTGCTAAACCTGGAGTATCAGGACATCTGTCGTCTTTATCTAAAATTCCGTCTTTATCTTTATCTGTTTGTCCGAATCTGAACAAGATAGACGCTGAAGCTTGCCAGAAATTAGCAACATCAGATTTGTCAGTTGGTGTAGCAACATAATCACCTTGAATACCTAACCCGAAGTTTTTAGTAATCCAGAAGTTAGATCCTAAACCACCTGCAACAGTGAAGTGATCTTTTCTTCTCTGTGTAAACGCCTGATTGTCAGAGAAACCTGGATAAGTGATATTATGATAATAATCAGTAACAGGGAAAGTTACGCCTGAATAATCATGTCTCATATAATTAGCACCCACTCTTAAATATGGGTCAAACCAAGACTCTTCGTTCCAAAGACCGTTAAATTTAAATTGAAGACCTAAACCAGTCATTAGGAAAAATTCTTTTCCCATGTTGATTCTTTTGTTATCAATATTACCAACAGAAGTTTGCCAATCAAGAACCAAATACTTATTAATGTTTCTTGCAACAGTTAATTTTGAAAGTGGCGGCGTAATTGTAAAATTGTTAATGTTGTACAATCTGTTAGCGTCATCGCCTCCGAAAGCAGTTCCAAGTGTGCTACCCAAACTTTTACCTCCAACAGCAACATGATTTATCCCGTGTGCACCTACACCGATCAACCACGGATTTGTAGTTGTTTGTGCGAAAACAGTAGAGGCAACAGTTAGTGCCAATGCTGAAATTCCTAATTTTAGATTTTTCATAGAATTAAATGATTAAATAATTGATAATGCAAAATAAATATAATTTTTCTTTATATACAAAGATTTCTAGTCTTTTTTTAACTTTTCTTTAATATACGGTCTAGATTTCTCTTATTTTCTCTCTCTTTTATACTTTCTCGTTTATCAAAGAGTTTTTTACCGCGACCTAATGCAATTAAAATTTTGGCTTTTCCTTTATCATTAATATAGAGCTTTAAAGGAATTATAGTATTGCCAACATCTTTAAGTTTTTTTTCAAACTTTTGCAATTCTCTTTTGTGCAAAAGCAATTTCCGTTCCCTTTTTGATTTATGGTTGTAAAATGTTCCCAATTTGTATTCATCAATCATCATATTAATGATGTATAATTCTCCATCAACAAATTGACAAAACGCTTCCGTTATACTCGCTTTTGAAGACCGTAAAGATTTAATTTCAGTTCCTGTAAGAACCATTCCCGCCTCGATTTCTTCCAAAATTTCGTATTCAAATCGGGCGCGTTTATTAAAAATATTTACTGTTTTTTCGATCTTCATCTGTAAGTAAAAAATTGGAATTTTTTAAACTGTTAAATTTTATAAAATATTAACAAAACAATCACAAATTTCAAAGAGCAGAATTAAATTGATTTTTTAAACCATTGCAAATAGCCCTTACAAAAACCATACCTAAAAACCCGATTACTTTTCGTAATTTTGCCGCAAATTTACAAAACTATATGTTAACAGTATCTAATTTATCACTACAATTCGGAAAAAGGGTGCTATTTGACGAGGTAAACATCATGTTCACCAAAGGAAATTGCTACGGAATCATCGGTGCAAACGGTGCCGGAAAATCCACCTTCCTCAAAATATTAACAGGAAAACAAGTGCCAACAACAGGAAATGTGTCTTTAGAACCGGGAAAAAGGATGTCGGTTTTGGAGCAGGACCACTTTGCTTATGACAACTTCACTGTTTTAGAAACAGTTTTAAGAGGAAATAAAAAACTTTTCGACATCAAAGAAGAAATGGATGCACTTTACGCTAAAGAAGATTTCTCTGATGAAGATGGAATTAAAGCAGGTGAACTTGGAGTAATCTATGATGAAATGGGTGGTTGGAATTCAGAATCTGATGCAATGACGATGCTTTCTAACGTTGGAATTAAAGACGACATGCACTATCAAATGATGAGCGAACTTGAAAATAAAGACAAAGTAAAAGTTCTTCTCGCACAGGCTTTATTTGGAAATCCGGACGTTTTAATTCTCGACGAACCTACCAACGACCTAGATATCGACACGATTTCCTGGCTTGAAGATTTCCTTGCTGATTATGAAAATACCGTGATTGTGGTTTCGCACGACCGTCACTTCTTGGATACGGTTTGTACGCACATCGGTGATTTGGATTATTCAAAATTAAATCTATATACCGGAAATTACTCTTTTTGGTATCAAGCGTCGCAATTGGCAACAAGACAGCGTCAACAACAAAATAAGAAAGCAGAAGAAAAGAAAAAGGAACTTCAGGATTTCATCGCGCGATTTTCTTCTAACGTAGCAAAGGCAAAACAAGCAACTGCACGTAAAAAAATGATCGACAAATTGAATATTGAGGACATCAAACCCACTTCAAGACGTTATCCTGCCATTATTTTTGACACCGAAAGAGAAGCAGGTGACCAAATTCTTGAGGTGAAAGATTTAGAAAAAACGAAAGACGGCGAACTGCTTTTCTCAAATATCAATTTGAATTTAAAGAAAGGTGATAAAGTGGCAATTATCTCTAAAAACTCTTTAGCCATTACAGAGTTTTTCCAAATCCTTTCAGGAAATTCCACGGCGGACAAAGGAACATTCAATTGGGGAGTTACGACAACTCAATCTTATATGCCGCTTGATAACCAAGAATTTTTTAAAGAGAATATAAATCTTGTGGATTGGTTAAGACAGTTCACGAGAAATGACGAAGAACGTCACGAAGAATTTGTTCGCGGGTTTTTAGGAAGAATGCTGTTTTCTGGTGATGAAGCCTTGAAATCTTGTACCGTACTTTCCGGAGGCGAAAAAATGCGTTGTATGTTTTCTAGAATGATGTTGCAGAAAGCAAATATCCTTTTAATGGATGAACCAACCAACCACCTAGATTTGGAAAGTATCACCACTTTGAACAACTCACTGTCAAACTTTAAAGGAACTGTTCTTCTCGCTTCTCATGACCACGAAATGCTTGAAACCGTTTGTAACAGAATCGTAGAGCTTACTCCAAAAGGAATTATCGACCGCGAAATGACTTACGACGAATATCTTCAGGATAAAAAAGTAAAGGAACTTCAACTGGAAATGTATTCTTAAATAAGAAGATCCAAATAAAAAGTACGAAACTTGAAATAGAAATTGCCGCTCAAGAGATTGGGCGGTATTTTTTTGCAATATTGAAAATAATCTTAAGAAAATTTATTATCTGCTCTTCCATCTTCTGTATTCCAACTTCCATCTTCGGACTTCCATCTTCCAACTTTTTTCTTACTTTTGTAAACTATGAGTCAAAAATGGATTTACAAACCGGAACCCGATGAAGATATTGTGGACGGAATCAGTTCGTCACTCGGATTTGGAACGTTTGAATCCAAAATCCTCGTTCTTCGTGGGATAGACAATTATCAAAAAGCCCGGGAATTTTTCAAGCCCAACCTCAACGATATTCACAATCCGTTTTTAATGAAAGATATGCAGGTCGCTGTTGACCGAATTGCAACGGCAATTGAAAATGGTGAAAAAATACTTGTTTACGGCGATTATGATGTTGATGGAACTACCGCGGTTGCGTTGATGTACCTTTATTTAAGTAAAATCGTCGAGAAAAAATACCTCGATTTTTATATTCCCGACAGAAATTCTGAAGGTTACGGAATTTCTACGGAAGGAATTGATTTCGCCAAAGAAAACGGCTTTTCTTTAATTATCGCCCTGGATTGCGGTATTAAAGCGCTCGATAAAATTGAGTACGCCAAAAATTTAGGAATCGATTTTATCATTTGCGACCACCATTTACCAGGCGAGGAAATTCCTGATGCGGTTGCAGTTTTGGATCCTAAAAGAAAAGATTGCAGATATCCTTTCAAGGAGCTTTCAGGTTGCGGAGTTGGTTTTAAATTGTGTCAAGGTTTAAACACTATTTATAAAATTCCTGAAGCCGAACTTTTTGAACTCACCGATTTACTCGCCATTTCCATTGCAGCCGATATTGTTTCAATGACCGGCGAAAACAGAGTTTTGGCAAAACAGGGATTGAAAGTTTTACGGAAAACGAGAAATCTTGGTTTAAGGATGTTGATTCCCGAAGACAAATTAGCCACATTTGAAATCTCGAATATTGTTTTTGAAATCGCTCCGAAAATCAATGCTGCAGGTAGAATTTCCCACGGAAAAGCCGCAGTAGAATTGATGGTTTCAGATAATTTGAAACATGCTCACCAAATTGTTGATGAAATTGTGAACCTCAACGATTCCCGCCGTGAAATGGACATGAGCAGCACAACCGAAGCACTTTTGCAGGTGGTGAATACCGGTCAACTTTCTAACTTCACCACAGTTGTTTACGGTCCGGATTGGAACAAAGGCGTAATTGGAATTGTTGCTTCAAGGTTGACCGAAACTTATTATAAACCGACTTTGGTTTTTACCGACGGAAATAACGGAGAAATGGTTGCTTCTGCACGTTCTGTTTCTGATTTTGATGTGCATGATGCTTTGGAAATCTGTTCCGACTTGTTCTTAAAATTTGGCGGACATCCCGCTGCAGCAGGACTTTCCATGGAAAAAGACAAGTTTGAACTTTTCCGTGAAAAATTTGAAAAAGTAGTTGCCGAAAAAATTCAGGAACACCAAAAAGAACCAAGTATTTCTATTGATTCTGATGTGGAAATTGATGACCTGAATAAAGATTTTTTCAACTTTCACCGCAAACTCGCCCCTTTCGGACCGCACAATATGAAACCTGTTTTGGTTTTAAAAAATCAAAAAGTTTCAGGTTATGTGAAAACGATGGGAAAAGATGGGAGTCACCTCAAATTCTATATTAAACAGGAATCTACCGGAAGAAACATCGAATGTGTCGGCTTCAAGTTAGGAAAATACGCGGATGATTTCCGTGAAAAATCCTTCGATATCGCATTTACTGCCGAAGAAAATCATTGGAAAGGAAATGTGACGTATTATCTGAATATTCGGGACGTGAAATTTCATAAGTAGGAACAAATCGTGATTTGTCCTTACAAGTTGCCAACGAATTGCGATTGGTCTCTACAGTATCTTGTGTCTTTCAAACTCTTTTTCTCTATCAAATAAATAACGGTACGTCGCTAATTTTCTCGTAACAACCGTTTCCAAATTTTCGGCAATCTTTATCATTTTTGGGTTGAAATCGCCAATCCACTGCATTTCGTAATCTTCAAAATCGGTGGTTTTGCGGAAATGTTTCGTGCCTTCCCAAATCATGTAACCATCGATTCCTTTTCGTTGCCATTCAGGAACGATTCCAAAAACAAGCCCCACCATTTTTTTATTTTTCTTGAATTTTTTTAAGAATAAAAATTTCAGTTTCTGCAGCAATCCAAATTCGCCATTTAAATATTTAAACCATTGATTCAAGTCGGGAATATTCATCCACATGGCAATCGGTTTTTCGTTTTCGTAAATAAACCACGAAATATGTTCATTGATGACCGGTTTCAGCGTTTTGAAAAGTTTAAAAGTTTGCGCATTCGTCAATTCCTTTCCTTCACCGTGATTAGCCCACGCTTTGTTGTAAACTTCCGTAAAATCTTTGGCATATTTTTCCAGATCTTTCACTTTCATTCGTCTGGCGGAAATGTTTTTATTTTGAGAAATCCTTTTGTGCATTTCCAAAAAATTATCTGCAACAGCATCGTGAACCTTTCTACCAAAACACAATTGATTAAAATAAATTTGGAAACCGTAATTCTCAAAAAGCTCCCTGTAATAGGGCGGATTATAATTCATACCGTAAAGCGGTTCAGAAAATCCTTCAATTAAAAGTCCCCAAAATTTGTCGCGTTCCCCGAAATTAATCGGTCCATCCATCGCTTCCATGCCTTTTTCTTGAAGACGATTTTTGGCAAAATCAAATATAAAATCGGCTGTTTTTTGATCATTAATACAATCGAAAAAGCCGATTCCACCAGTTGCTTGCTTTTGTTTGTATTTTTTGTTGATGAAGACGGCAACTTTTCCGACGGTTTCATCTTTATCATTTTTAAAAAGAAATCGTTCGCATTCACCAGAGCGGAAAAATTTGTTTCGTTTCGGATTAAAAATCTCCTCAATATCATTATTTAAAGGACGGATGTAGTTTTTGTCATTCTGAAAAAGTCGTGCGGGAAAGTCTAGAAATTCCTTTTTAAGTTCGTCGGAAACAACATGTACTGCCTTCATAATTCAAAAATAGGAAATATTTGACAGTGGAAATACGAATATTTTTAAATTTTTCAGTATTTTTATGGAAATTCAAAACTTTGAAAAAAACGCTCGTCATTTTTGCACATCCCTATTTTGAATACTCTACCGCAAATTTAGAGTTAATTAAAATGTACGACGGTGTGGAAAACTTGGAATTCAAAGACCTGTACGAAGAATATCCCGACTTTCATATTGCCACTTTTCGGGAAAGAAAAAGAATCCGCACCTTCGAGAGGCTAATTTTTCATTTCCCTTTGATTTGGTTCGGTTTACCGCCGCTTCTTAAACTTTGGATTGATGAAGTTTTTGATATGAAGTGGATTTCCGACGAAGATCACCCTTTGACTAATAAGGATGCCGCAATCATTGTAACCGCTGGCGGAAAAGAAGAATACTACCAGAAAGACGGGGTTTACGGAACCACGATTCCCGAATTGATGAAGCAACTTACCCTTTCTTTGAAGGTTAATAATATTGAGGTTAAAGAATTTTTTGCCCTGTACAACGCAGATGATTTGAAAGAAAATGAGTTGAAAGAAATTTCACAAACCATTAAAACGAAACTTGAAATCAGATGAACGAAACTTCACTCGCCTTCACCGCATTGATTTTTTTGGGTGCCGCAATCATCATGGTTCCGCTTGTGCGAAAATTAGGATTGAGTGCGGTGATCGGTTATATTTTGGGCGGAATTATCATCGGTCCTTTCTGTTTAAAGTTAACAGGAAATGATACGGATGACATTATGCATGCCGGCGAATTCGGGGTGATTATGCTGCTTTTTTTGGTAGGTTTAGAAATCGAACCACGAAAATTTTGGACGATGCGAAAACGAATTATCGGGATGGGTTTAAGTCAGATGGTTTTAACGGTCGTTTCGTTGTTCCTGATTTTTTATGTGGCAAAATGGCGTCCTGATCAGGCTTTGGTTGCAGCATTGTGTTTTGCGCTTTCCTCGACTGCGATTGTTTTGCAGACTTTGAAGGAGAAAAATATTTTCCGTACACAGGCAGGAGAAGCATCATTTTCAATTTTGCTTTTTCAGGATATTGCGGTGATTCCAATTTTGGCATTGCTTCCGATCATTGCTAAAAAGTCTGCGGATGAAGAAAACCAAATTCTGCTTCAATATCTTCCTGATTGGTTGCAGCCGTTTTCAATTATTCTCGGCGTTGCCGCTTTGATATTTTTAGGAAGATATGTTTTCGTTCCTTTTCTGCGCTACGTTTCACGTTCGGGAATGAATGAACTTTTAGCGGCCTCTTCATTATTTTTAGTCATCGGAGTTTCGGAATTGATGTATGCGGTTGGATTAAGCCCCGCTTTAGGAGCATTTCTCGCAGGATTGATGTTGGCGAATTCTGAATTCCGTCACGAGTTGGAAAGTCAGATTGAGCCGTTCAAAGGATTGCTTCTCGCCGTATTTTTTGTGAGCGTAGGTTCTACGATTAATTTCTTTGTCATCATGCAGGATCCGATGTTTATCTTCTCAACGGTGATCGTGGTTCTGCTCGTGAAATTATTGGTTTTATACGGTATAGGAAAGTTCTTTAAACTTAAAATTGATCAGAATTTCTTGGTAGCATTCGCACTTTCGCAAATCGGGGAATTTGCGTTTGTATTGGTGAATTATTCTACACAACTGTATTTGTTAAGTCCGCAACTTAATGCGCAGTTGATGGCGATTACAGCGATTACAATGTGTGTAACTCCTATTCTTTTAATCATTAATGAAAAATTTATCGAGCCTAAAAAGATTTTCGTTAAAAATATGGAATCGGAAAGTCATGAACCCATCAAAAAGCAGCGAATTATTATTGTGGGTTTCGGCTTTTTTGGGAGTACAGTCGGAAGGTTGTTGCGATCGACAGGAACTAAAGCAACGATTCTCGATAATGACGCGCGAAGAGTAAATTTATTAAGAAGTAATGGTTTTAAGGTATATTATGGTGACGCTACTAAACCCGGAATGCTGCGTTCAGCCGGTGCAGAAACGGCAGATTTGCTCATTTTGTGTCTCGATAATTTCGAAAGTAATTACTCCATTCTTGAATATGCCAAAAAGAATTTCCCCCAATTGAAAATTTTTGTGCGTGCAAAAAACCGTCTTGAAGCTTATGACTTTCTGAATAACGGGGTCGATAACATTTACAGGGAAACTCTTGGGACCGCTGTTGATATGGCAGTTGATGTTTTAAAGGCAACGGGAATGCGAGCTTATGCCGCAAGAAGACTAGGCAGAAGATTTATGCTGATTGATAAAGCAATGGTTCGAAAGCTCGCCAAAGAACAGTTGAAAGATCAGGTCACTTTTACTTTAAAAGATTCTTTGGATCAGGAAGCTAAACTTTTAGCAGAAGACAGTCACAGTTTTGACGAGTCGCAGTGGAATGATAATGAGGAGTATTTGAATTGATCAAAGTGAATGGTGAATTCGCTTCGCTGTGAATGGTGAATTATACAATCTCAATTTCCTTATCGCATAATTTTAAAGCAATTTTAGAAATCGGGGCAATCCTGAACATTTACGTTGGAAAGATTCAAAACTTTTCCGTTTAAAGTGACTTTCACATCAGGAAAAATCCCATTCACGCAATCGCCGGTTTGATCTTTGAAATCGCCGTTTGTTGCCTCAATTTTTACTTCATTTCCTGAAAGCGTGTAGTTGTTTTCATTAAAATCGTAAATGTTTAAAGTGTAATCTTTCCCGTCAATTTTAATATTTCCTTTGTTTGAATTTTGTTCCATATAGAACAAAGTCTTCCCGTTTTGAGTAAAAACTGATCTTCCTTTTCCTGCAGAAATCTCTTGGGGAACAATTTCAAAAACTGCCGCAGCGACTGGATTTTTGATCACTGGATTTTGAGTGCTGTCAATTTTAACCAATTCTTGATCATTGCTAATTTTGTTTTCAGAAATCACTTCCTGGTCATTTTTGCAGGCCAATACAGTGGTGAAAATAAGGAGTGTGAGAATTTTCATAATTTTTAAAGTACGTATTTTGCAGCAATAACAATTCCTCAAGCAGCTAAGTTATTCTATTTTTTTTAAAAGTTGAAATCCGATTCCACAATTCAGGCAGTTTTTCTTTTGGCAGTAATTTTTATAATGAAAAAGTAGCGCCTGAGTTTCCAAAGCGTTCAAAACAGGAACTTTCAACATTTTCCAGCCATCGATAATGGTGTTTTTTTCAGGGGAAATATTTAGATAGAAATCTAAAATTTCATCATTAATGTTTTCGTCCGCATTTTTGTTATAAGTGTATTTTATCGGCAAAATTGCATTGATTAAAAGCAGGTCAACGAAATCTTTAGTTATATATTTCTCCCCATCTACAGGCGAAATTTTCGCGAAGTTAAAACGGTTGTTCCAATATTCACTTGCTTTCACCTCTTTGAAAATCTCGTAAATCTCATCAATCTTTTTCGTAGAAATTAATTTGGAAAACAGATTCTGATTCAAATGATAAAGCGACGCCAATTGGGAAAGCCGAATCGTTGGAAAATTTGGTGGACGAAGTTTGGAGAATTTTGGGTTGAAACGAAGTTTTGAAAGTTCAAATTTAGAGTTGAGGAAATCAAATTCACGTTTCCAAATTTTCATTTGATCGTCTTGGGGCTGATTTAGCCAATCGCTGATTCCAAAAAACAACGCTTCAAGTTGCGTTTGATTTTGACGGATTTTATTGACGGTTGTGAAATCCAAACTTTCTGCCATTTGTTTGAAAATTGGAGCATTCACTTTTAATCCAAATGCATAAGACAAATTTTGAAAGAGAACTGCTTCGTAATTGTTTCTATTGTTCTTTAAAGATTCTTCAATTTCAATCGATTTTTCGTCCAATTTTTTCAAAATAGACTCTTCCCAAAAGTTGAATGGGATTTTCTTCGCATCAAAAATACTTTCACAAGGCATAAATTGATTTTCCTTGAGCATCGACTCATATTTCCAAAGCAAAGATTGGTCGATATATTCTTTTAGCTCAAGCGTTGGAATATTTTTATCCCTTAATTCTGGAATTTCAACGTCATGAATAAAAACTGCATGAAGAATTAAATTTTCAAACTCGGGATTTCCTGAATGTTGATGAAAAATCCAGTCGGAAGATTTCACATGAAGCTCAATATTTCCTACTAAAACTAAATCTTTCGTTTTAATCTTACTGTAAAGAAAATCAGGTCCCGAATCGAAGTTCCATTTCCCGAAATCGAGAATTTCCAAATGGTTTCC
Encoded proteins:
- a CDS encoding OsmC family protein, which produces MKIKLNRIDEDFLFECTNSNGNKILLDNTSKPDSKGVSPMESVLMAVAGCSGIDIVSILKKQRQEIKSFSAEVEGDRIQIGDAKPFKNIMVRFYLTGVVDIKKAFKAADLSFEKYCSVSKTLEPNVKVDWEVFVNGEKA
- the smpB gene encoding SsrA-binding protein SmpB, producing the protein MKIEKTVNIFNKRARFEYEILEEIEAGMVLTGTEIKSLRSSKASITEAFCQFVDGELYIINMMIDEYKLGTFYNHKSKRERKLLLHKRELQKFEKKLKDVGNTIIPLKLYINDKGKAKILIALGRGKKLFDKRESIKERENKRNLDRILKKS
- the recJ gene encoding single-stranded-DNA-specific exonuclease RecJ is translated as MSQKWIYKPEPDEDIVDGISSSLGFGTFESKILVLRGIDNYQKAREFFKPNLNDIHNPFLMKDMQVAVDRIATAIENGEKILVYGDYDVDGTTAVALMYLYLSKIVEKKYLDFYIPDRNSEGYGISTEGIDFAKENGFSLIIALDCGIKALDKIEYAKNLGIDFIICDHHLPGEEIPDAVAVLDPKRKDCRYPFKELSGCGVGFKLCQGLNTIYKIPEAELFELTDLLAISIAADIVSMTGENRVLAKQGLKVLRKTRNLGLRMLIPEDKLATFEISNIVFEIAPKINAAGRISHGKAAVELMVSDNLKHAHQIVDEIVNLNDSRREMDMSSTTEALLQVVNTGQLSNFTTVVYGPDWNKGVIGIVASRLTETYYKPTLVFTDGNNGEMVASARSVSDFDVHDALEICSDLFLKFGGHPAAAGLSMEKDKFELFREKFEKVVAEKIQEHQKEPSISIDSDVEIDDLNKDFFNFHRKLAPFGPHNMKPVLVLKNQKVSGYVKTMGKDGSHLKFYIKQESTGRNIECVGFKLGKYADDFREKSFDIAFTAEENHWKGNVTYYLNIRDVKFHK
- a CDS encoding ABC-F family ATP-binding cassette domain-containing protein, with protein sequence MLTVSNLSLQFGKRVLFDEVNIMFTKGNCYGIIGANGAGKSTFLKILTGKQVPTTGNVSLEPGKRMSVLEQDHFAYDNFTVLETVLRGNKKLFDIKEEMDALYAKEDFSDEDGIKAGELGVIYDEMGGWNSESDAMTMLSNVGIKDDMHYQMMSELENKDKVKVLLAQALFGNPDVLILDEPTNDLDIDTISWLEDFLADYENTVIVVSHDRHFLDTVCTHIGDLDYSKLNLYTGNYSFWYQASQLATRQRQQQNKKAEEKKKELQDFIARFSSNVAKAKQATARKKMIDKLNIEDIKPTSRRYPAIIFDTEREAGDQILEVKDLEKTKDGELLFSNINLNLKKGDKVAIISKNSLAITEFFQILSGNSTADKGTFNWGVTTTQSYMPLDNQEFFKENINLVDWLRQFTRNDEERHEEFVRGFLGRMLFSGDEALKSCTVLSGGEKMRCMFSRMMLQKANILLMDEPTNHLDLESITTLNNSLSNFKGTVLLASHDHEMLETVCNRIVELTPKGIIDREMTYDEYLQDKKVKELQLEMYS
- a CDS encoding NAD(P)H-dependent oxidoreductase, whose protein sequence is MKKTLVIFAHPYFEYSTANLELIKMYDGVENLEFKDLYEEYPDFHIATFRERKRIRTFERLIFHFPLIWFGLPPLLKLWIDEVFDMKWISDEDHPLTNKDAAIIVTAGGKEEYYQKDGVYGTTIPELMKQLTLSLKVNNIEVKEFFALYNADDLKENELKEISQTIKTKLEIR
- a CDS encoding GNAT family N-acetyltransferase, whose translation is MRFENNRSGNGGFITLNNETDEIGRLTYTIFPDDHKLIISFVLVHPQFEGRGMGKFLVEDAIKFARENGWKIYPHCSYARAVMNRMDGVEDVLLQHLK
- a CDS encoding OmpA family protein — translated: MKNLKLGISALALTVASTVFAQTTTNPWLIGVGAHGINHVAVGGKSLGSTLGTAFGGDDANRLYNINNFTITPPLSKLTVARNINKYLVLDWQTSVGNIDNKRINMGKEFFLMTGLGLQFKFNGLWNEESWFDPYLRVGANYMRHDYSGVTFPVTDYYHNITYPGFSDNQAFTQRRKDHFTVAGGLGSNFWITKNFGLGIQGDYVATPTDKSDVANFWQASASILFRFGQTDKDKDGILDKDDRCPDTPGLAEFQGCPDTDGDGIPDIDDQCPDVAGPKENNGCPWPDTDGDGVVDKDDACPTVAGPAENNGCPWPDTDGDGILDKDDACPTVPGLAQYNGCPKPKSVTASEVESELKNIYFDFNKATITPQSSARLDAAATIIKTDGGNYLLEGQTDKKGSEAYNLNLSQRRAEAVVKALDARGVDAGALKSIGVGEAKAVVPETATDAERQQDRKVVVRAIEDATEWGTYKKSDVVVPVKKAPAKKVVKKRK
- a CDS encoding YebC/PmpR family DNA-binding transcriptional regulator, which codes for MGRAFEYRKASKMARWDKMAKTFSKIGKDIALAVKAGGPDPESNPALRRCIQNAKGANMPKDNVERAIKKASGADAENYEEITYEGYGQGGVAFFVECTTNNPTRTVANVRAIFNKFDGNLGKNGELAFIFDRKGIFSIEKSLIKMDWDDFEMEMIDGGAEEIESDDDEVMITTAFEDFGHLSHKLDELGIEVKSAELQRVANNTKEVSEEQFKANMKMLDRFEEDEDVQNVYHNMDITDEQMGTL